In Paralichthys olivaceus isolate ysfri-2021 chromosome 13, ASM2471397v2, whole genome shotgun sequence, the following are encoded in one genomic region:
- the LOC109632102 gene encoding hepcidin: protein MKTFSAAVTVAVVLVFICIQQSSATSPEVQELEEAVSSDNAAAEHQEQSADSWMMPQNRQKRDVKCGFCCKDGGCGVCCNF from the exons ATGAAGACATTCAGTGCTGCAGTCACCGTGGCCGTCGTGCTCGTCTTTATTTGCATCCAGCAGAGCTCTGCCACTTCTCCTGAG GTacaagagctggaggaggcagtGAGCAGTGACAATGCAGCTGCTGAACATCAGGAGCAATCAGCGGACTCATGGATG ATGCCACAAAACAGACAGAAGCGTGACGTCAAGTGTGGTTTTTGCTGCAAAGATGGTGGCTGTGGAGTGTGCTGCAATTTCTGA